A single genomic interval of Festucalex cinctus isolate MCC-2025b chromosome 16, RoL_Fcin_1.0, whole genome shotgun sequence harbors:
- the mblac1 gene encoding metallo-beta-lactamase domain-containing protein 1 isoform X1, with translation MASVADIKKIPLRETQLDFPGKPYSVSVLKVGYSQPQPDGTFRADGTVTLVTAAGNNILVDTGGPWARDFLVESLRKKGLEPGHIQLVVGTHGHSDHVGNLNLFPSAVVIVGHDVSRGDVYRPNEMAQGHAHVLDEHVCVVPSPGHSGQDVSVQVKGTSAGTVLVAGDLFDCCDDDDTWRDLSLNPAVQETSRQKALRTADVIIPGHGLPFRVLRNT, from the exons ATGGCTTCCGTtgctgacattaaaaaaatcccTTTGCGTGAAACTCAGCTGGACTTTCCCGGGAAGCCGTACTCTGTTTCGGTCCTGAAGGTGGGCTACTCCCAACCGCAGCCCGATGGCACGTTTCGGGCGGATGGAACCGTCACGCTCGTCACGGCGGCCGGCAACAACATCCTGGTGGACACTGGCGGGCCTTGGGCCAGGGACTTTCTCGTGGAGAGCCTCCGAAAAAAGGGGCTGGAGCCCGGGCACATCCAATTGGTCGTGGGGACTCACGGACATTCTGACCACGTGGGGAACCTCAATCTATTCCCGTCCGCTGTCGTCATCGTGGGACATGACGTCAGCCGAGGGGACGTGTATCGGCCCAATGAGATGGCACAGGGGCACGCGCACGTCTTGGACGAGCAC GTGTGTGTGGTTCCCAGCCCAGGCCACAGCGGACAGGACGTGAGCGTCCAGGTGAAGGGAACGTCGGCGGGTACCGTTCTTGTGGCGGGGGACCTCTTCGACTGctgcgacgacgacgacacttGGCGGGACTTGAGTTTGAACCCCGCTGTGCAGGAGACGAGCCgccaaaaggcgctccgcacgGCTGACGTCATCATACCGGGTCACGGCCTCCCGTTTCGGGTCCTGCGAAACACCTGA
- the mblac1 gene encoding metallo-beta-lactamase domain-containing protein 1 isoform X2 gives MASVADIKKIPLRETQLDFPGKPYSVSVLKVGYSQPQPDGTFRADGTVTLVTAAGNNILVDTGGPWARDFLVESLRKKGLEPGHIQLVVGTHGHSDHVGNLNLFPSAVVIVGHDVSRGDVYRPNEMAQGHAHVLDEHVSDVLQCATKLNGNIGVCGSQPRPQRTGRERPGEGNVGGYRSCGGGPLRLLRRRRHLAGLEFEPRCAGDEPPKGAPHG, from the exons ATGGCTTCCGTtgctgacattaaaaaaatcccTTTGCGTGAAACTCAGCTGGACTTTCCCGGGAAGCCGTACTCTGTTTCGGTCCTGAAGGTGGGCTACTCCCAACCGCAGCCCGATGGCACGTTTCGGGCGGATGGAACCGTCACGCTCGTCACGGCGGCCGGCAACAACATCCTGGTGGACACTGGCGGGCCTTGGGCCAGGGACTTTCTCGTGGAGAGCCTCCGAAAAAAGGGGCTGGAGCCCGGGCACATCCAATTGGTCGTGGGGACTCACGGACATTCTGACCACGTGGGGAACCTCAATCTATTCCCGTCCGCTGTCGTCATCGTGGGACATGACGTCAGCCGAGGGGACGTGTATCGGCCCAATGAGATGGCACAGGGGCACGCGCACGTCTTGGACGAGCACGTAAGCGACGTACTACAATGTGCTACTAAATTAAATGGAAATATAG GTGTGTGTGGTTCCCAGCCCAGGCCACAGCGGACAGGACGTGAGCGTCCAGGTGAAGGGAACGTCGGCGGGTACCGTTCTTGTGGCGGGGGACCTCTTCGACTGctgcgacgacgacgacacttGGCGGGACTTGAGTTTGAACCCCGCTGTGCAGGAGACGAGCCgccaaaaggcgctccgcacgGCTGA